CTAGGTAAAGCATCTGTTGAATGGAGAGTTAATTCGACTGCGACAATTAACGAAGCCGCGACAACCACTGAAGTTGCGACGACGACTGAAGCACAGACAACGACCGAAGCTGGAACAAGTGACGAAGCTGCGTCAACGACCGAAGCTGAAACGACTGATGAAGCTGCATCAGCGACTGACGCTGGAACAAGTGACGAAGCTGCTTCAACCACCGACGCTGGAACAACTGACGAAGCTGCATTAACGACCGAAGCTGGAACAAGTGACGAAGCTGGAACAACTGACGAAGCTGCTTCAACGACCGAAGCTGGAACAAGTGACGAAGGTGCGTCGACAACCGAAGCTGGAACAACTGACGAAGCTGCTTCAACGACCGAAGCTGGAACAAGTGACGAAGCTGCTTCAACGACCGAAGCTGGAACAGGTGACGAAGCTGCGTCAACGACCGAAGCTGGAACAAGTGACGAAGCTGCATCAACAACCGAAGCTGGAACGAGTGACGAAGCTGCGTCAACGACCGAAGCTGGAACGAGTGACGAAGGTGCGTCGACAACCGAAGCTGGAACAAGTGACGAAGCTGAAACAACTGACGAAGCTGCTTCAACGACCGAAGCTGGAACGGGTGACGAAGCTGCGTCAACGACCGAAGCTGGAACAAGTGACGAAGCTGCTTCAACGACCGAAGCTGGAACGGGTGACGAAGCTGCTTCAACGACCGAAGCTGGAACAAGTGACGAAGCTGCGTCAACGACCGAAGCTGGAACAAGTGACGAAGCTGCTTCAACGACCGAAGCTGGAACAAGTGACGAAGGTGCGTCGACAACCGAAGCTGGAACAAGTGACGAAGCTGGAACAACTGACGAAGCTGCATCAACGACCGAAGCTGGAACGGGTGACGAAGCTGCTTCAACGACCGAAGCTGGAACAAGTGACGAAGCTGCTTCAACGACCGAAGCTGGAACGGGTGACGAAGCTGCGTCAACGACCGAAGCTGGAACAAGTGACGAAGGTGCGTCGACAACCGAAGCTGGAACAAGTGACGAAGCTGCTTCAACGACCGAAGCTGGAACGGGTGACGAAGCTGCTTCAACGACCGAAGCTGGAACAAGTGACGAAGCTGCTTCAACGACCGAAGCTGGAACGGGTGACGAAGCTGCTTCAACGACCGAAGCTGGAACAAGTGACGAAGCTGCTTCAACGACCGAAGCTGGAACGGGTGACGAAGCTGCGTCAACGACCGAAGCTGGAACAAGTGACGAAGCTGCTTCAACGACCGAAGCTGGAACAGGTGACGAAGCTGCGTCAACGACCGAAGCTGGAACAAGTGACGAAGCTGCATCAACGACCGAAGCTGGAACAAATGACGAAGGTGCGTCGACAACCGAAGCTGGAACAAGTGACGAAGCTGGAACAACTGACGAAGCTGCTTCAACGACCGAAGCTGGAAAGGGTGACGAAGCGGCATCAACAACCGAAGCTGGAACGAGTGACGAAGCTGCGTCAACGACCGAAGCTGGAACGAGTGACGAAGGTGCGTCGACAACCGAAGCTGGAACAAGTGACGAAGCTGGAACAACTGACGAAGCTGCTTCAACGACCGAAGCTGGAACGGGTGACGAAGCTGCGTCAACGACCGAAGCTGGAACAAGTGACGAAGCTGCTTCAACGACCGAAGCTGGAACGGGTGACGAAGCTGCGTCAACGACCGAAGCTGGAACAAGTGACGAAGCTGCTTCAACGACCGAAGCTGGAACAAGTGACGAAGCTGCTTCAACGACCGAAGCTGGAACAGGTGACGAAGCTGCGTCAACGACCGAAGCTGGAACAAGTGACGAAGCTGCTTCAACGACCGAAGCTGGAACGGGTGACGAAGCTGCGTCAACGACCGAAGCTGGAACAGGTGACGAAGCTGCGTCAACGACCGAAGCTGGAACGGGTGACGAAGCTGCTTCAACGACCGAAGCTGGAACAAGTGACGAAGCTGCTTCAACGACCGAAGCTGGAACAAGTGACGAAGCTGGAACAACTGACGAAGCTGCATCAACGACCGAAGCTGGAACGGGTGACGAAGCTGCATCAACAACCGAAGCTGGAACAAGTGACGAATCTGCGGCAACGACCGAAGCTGGAACAAGTGACGAAGCTGCGTCAACGACCGAAGCTGGAACAAGTGACGAAGCTGCGTCAACGACCGAAGCTGGAACAAGTGACGAAGCTGGAACAACTGACGAAACTGCGTCAACGACCGAAGCTGGAACAAATGACGAAGCTGGAACAACTGACGAAGCTGCGTCAACGACCGAAGCTGGAACAAGTGACGAAGCTGCTTCAACGACCGGAGCTGGAACAACTGATGTAGCTGCGTCAACAACCGAAGATCAGACAACGACCGAAGCTCAGACAACCACCGAAGCTGCAACAACCACAGCACAGACAACGACTGAAGTTCAAACAACAACCGAAGCTCAGACAACTACTTCTGCTCGTAAGTGGACGAAATCAAATTCATCTGTCAAAGGAAATCATCATAAACATATCGCTATCGCCAAAAGTGACAATAATTGATCTAATTGACATTACGTTATATTTCAAATCGACTTACTTGATCAAATGCTTTTACTGAACAATGTTTCCGTTATTGAGAACGGATCTTCCAACAGctgattattatattttacacacaTTTCAGCTACCACAACGGAAACTCCGACCACAGTCGTCACTACTCTTTCTGATGGTAAGTGTAATTCGTATACTCTAGACACCGTTGATAATAAAACGTATTTGTAATGCTCCTATCACCATATGAGATCAATATTTCTACATTGTCACTATAGTATGCACTTATCGGCTAATCTTGTAAGGAAGAGTTCTGTCCTAATTACTGCGAATATTCTCATATTTCAGAATCTTCCGACACGTCGTCCTCCTATGATTCCGGTTGGTCGCTATGGGATGCTGTTGTATCAAGTGGTGAGTAGATGGCAATAATACTCATTACACTATTGTTCCGATATCGAAACGTACATCTGaattcgaaattgaatttggacGCATACCAAGACAAATTCATTTGCTACCTTATATCGAATTCTTAACtttaatgaaatttgtcaTCAATTTATAATACTGCTCATTGATGTTGATGattcgtcgaaaattcatgccCTGCCTTTATACAAATCTTTATGTTTCAGTCAAGACCGCTGCATCGGcaactaaaaatacgttattCGGGTGGTTATAAGTTTGGATCTTCAAGTGTGACTTACACATTTTTTAGCCATAAATTGTAATATCTATTTGTAATAAGACACTATTTTATTTGTCTGGATTGACAGAGGATTGTACATGCCACGTCGCATCCAAACTTATGTAGTGCAGTCAAAGAACTTTTCAACCTAACATATGAGATCAAAATTCTGTCAAGTTGGTAATATACAAAATCATGTAGGACGaaacaaacaagaaaagaaaatgttttcGTACGTTAGACGATAAATCTGGATAATGAGTCAGATTTATTGAGACAGTTTTATTCGCATTCAAGGAGACTCTGTACTACTTTGCAATTATTTCAACATCAGatgtaattttgataaaacgaTACATATAATTTTTAGAGAAATATGTATGGTTTCATTCATTACGCATGTAAGGACGACAAAATTTGCGTGAATTACAGCAATACTTTAGATGCGTTCATGTAGTTCAGGTTTAATAAACTTGTGtcgtttgtgaaaaataaggaATTCCAAATACCCATTGGTACTAGCTGGGTAATAATCTTTGCCAAATCGAAAGTTGTTTCAAAAGCATTTTGTCACAATGTGCAGAAATTTAAAAGCAAGTGCTGTTCATTCCCTGACCGCTGACGTTGAACGACATTGGGGCAAGTGGGCAACGTTTATGATGAAAGACGATTAGTAGTGATTGATGCTAATCGAGGGCCGCCAAACACAATACACCTGCAATCTATTACTACTTTTCTGTTCATAGATTCTCTTTGAACTAACTACGAGGAAATATGCCTCAACAGAATTTCCGTTTCTTCTTCACGTTCACCAGAATGATGAATGATCGTATGACGTTCGACGAACGAGTAGTTACCGCGAAACCAATTCTGACATCTCCATATTCAATTCATGTGTACGTTTGTCCACTCCAAATAACATAAATACCTAAGCATCGTCCCAAATGACATTTCTCTATTATTGTCCGTTTACATCTGTTTATATAAATACTACGCTTTTGTGCTCCAGTCCTCTGACTCAACGAGTGCGAAGAGTGAGTAGACATTCTGTTGACTACCGTACGTAGATGCGAACGATGTATGTGTGATGTGCTGAAGTCGGCTACACTACTGTGTATTTACTTCTGAGGCAAATCTACGACTGAGCGTccgtgtgaaaaattcaagagtCATTTGATCAGGAGTTGAAAGTACCTATATTAGATACACCCTTGTAAAGCTCTCGGACAAAGTAATATCAAAGTGACTTTTTTCTCAAGCTCATGACGCCAGTTTCGGAAACTCGATCGAGTCTTCTTCACTTTTAAAAACTCGGACTGTCCTCCTGGTTTCTGAAGGTACCAGTTGACGCGCAAACTCGGGAATGCCGCGCAAACTCTAGAAACAGGGGTTGCCCGCAACGCTGATGCGTTAGGGGAAGTGGGACAGTCGTTTGCCGTACCTCGATCCCTGAACCTGCGTGCCGGCCTCTTTGTCCTCGCGATTTCCACCGAAGAGGAATTTCCTTAAAGTAAGAAGTTATTGAATGTCAGTGGAAGACAGAGAGTCCGAGACATAATACTGGTTCGGTAAAACGAGGCCTGGTGAAATGAAGTGACGGTGAAAGTTCGCCGTTTTCAAACGATCGAATCATTTTCTTTCCCTGAGGTCTGCATGGTCTATTTTCGAGTCCGCAGTTAAAACCTTTTCAAAgtgattttcgtttcttttacaGCTTTTCATTTACCCGGCATCGATTGTGGTTTGTGCTTTGAGTGGATCGAGTGTAAAAGCCCTGGGATTAGTTCGCAAAGTATCGTACGGATTGAACAAGTCTCGTTCAATACTCTTAAGGTTACTTCTACTcgtgttttaaaaattatcgcgaCTGTATTTAATTACACAATTCTCCATTTCTCGATTAATCGTTCGATATAAAATGCTTTGTCGCACTTCTCAGTAATAGTCGTCGTTTGATTATCGGTTCATACAAGAATTACTCAAATCCTCCCGTTACGTTTGAGGTCCGATTAAAGCTCTCTGACTTCCTCTCGGTCCAGTTCGCGGTTACCGAGGACTGCGAATCAATCAGTGGGTGATTGATGAGAAGCCTGCAGTGTCACGTGAATCCTCTGTCATCGGATCGTGTGTCCAATCAGGACGAGTCTCTTCTGCAATTCCTACTCGCTGggtgaaatttaatttgcaATGCTGATCTTTTGATGGCAGGCGATGATGCGGAAGGATTTTAAACCTGAAAAAATCCACGCGGATGATAAACCACGGTGCTTTGATAgtcgataagaaaaaaaagaaaattcaaatttagagTATATTAGAAATACCAACTACCATGTATTACCAACTATAATGTTTCTCTGAAGACAAGAGCACTGAATAACGAACTTTAGCCTGagatttacaatatttatgtaACATCATCGGGAGCAGCTGACACGTTTGAAACGAGAATTATTAACGTGGAGAAATGACACCTGAACTaaaagtgaaaagttgaaattgagtaataattttttgtgaaacgtACGTCGCGGACGCCGAGGGAACTCGTGCTATTCGCGAAGATGGATCACTGGCAAATGTTCGCTTTCTTTTTCGTCGGAAGTTTTTTTAAAGGTGAGTTTTATACCTTTCTAACCGTTACACTCCGCCCCTCTTAGTGCCGAAATATAACCATGAGGCGTGCTTTACTCGTGATGCGTAATGATTATCCTTTTATACGATATAGAACTCCACGTTCATTTCTCAAACTGAATTACAAAAGAGTGAGAGCGAAAATTCTACTAGGAGAAGCAGCGCTTAGTCTATTCTAAAAACCCACTTCGTTTGATTGTTCGGGACGTTTAAAGGGTGAGCTGTGGCGTATCGGCAGGCGGAATGTTCCCATTCTCGCATGTTGTCTAGTAACCATCGTCGGTTATATTTCTCCACCCTATCGCTCTTTTTCATTGGTCAGTAAATTCGAAATCACCTTATTAACCGCGACGCCTTTGGCTGGTTTGCATAAAGGTACGTGGGGCTTTTACAGCGCGATAATAACGGTTGTTCGAGAGATTATTATCTGCGGTTGAGTACCGGATTTGATTTACCAACGAGCTTATAAAACCCCTATTTATTTGCACTCGGGTCGAGTCGTTCGCCCCGCGTCACGTCACGTTACGATGCTTTGCCCAACGCACCCACACGCGAACACCTTATCGCCTCAAAAATTTGGCGGGGTTCAAAACTGGGGGCGAAATATGCATAGGAAGGA
This region of Neodiprion fabricii isolate iyNeoFabr1 chromosome 7, iyNeoFabr1.1, whole genome shotgun sequence genomic DNA includes:
- the LOC124187077 gene encoding streptococcal hemagglutinin-like, producing MKKSSCSILAVLVLFQLCGRIHTRVISDIPSPDNNEGSGFGGDGIEEIQNGFESINSGPEIVPIEVNGGDQQYLEGLPPAPIQGNMGGIPEFNNGFDLMNFEPENVPIDVNGGDQQYSEGLPPASFQENMGDIPEFNNGFDSMNFEPENVPIDVNGGDQQYSEGLPPAPFQGNIDYIVSQGDNENGQAAFGIQGEDADAGIPVGNDEQPIDNDANVDVQDDSPVIGFVGQNTIFDEQAPLNNAGFSDNMGDGSGEQASATNAGSGSQFGDNSGEQAPANNAGSGSQSGDNSGEQASANNAGSGSQSGDNSGEQAPANNAGSGSQSGDNSGEQAPANNAGSGSQSGDNSGEQASANNAGSGSQSGDNSGEQAPANNAGSGSQSGDNSGEQAPANNAGSGSQSGDNSGEQASANNAGSGSQSGSSSGEQAPSDNADSGSQFGKASVEWRVNSTATINEAATTTEVATTTEAQTTTEAGTSDEAASTTEAETTDEAASATDAGTSDEAASTTDAGTTDEAALTTEAGTSDEAGTTDEAASTTEAGTTDEAASTTEAGTGDEAASTTEAGTSDEAASTTEAGTGDEAASTTEAGTSDEAASTTEAGTSDEAASTTEAGTSDEAASTTEAGTGDEAASTTEAGTSDEAASTTEAGTGDEAASTTEAGTSDEGASTTEAGTSDEAASTTEAGTGDEAASTTEAGTSDEAASTTEAGTGDEAASTTEAGTSDEAASTTEAGTGDEAASTTEAGTSDEAASTTEAGTGDEAASTTEAGTSDEAASTTEAGTNDEAGTTDEAASTTEAGKGDEAASTTEAGTSDEAASTTEAGTSDEGASTTEAGTSDEAGTTDEAASTTEAGTGDEAASTTEAGTSDEAASTTEAGTGDEAASTTEAGTSDEAASTTEAGTSDEAASTTEAGTGDEAASTTEAGTSDEAASTTEAGTGDEAASTTEAGTGDEAASTTEAGTGDEAASTTEAGTSDEAASTTEAGTSDEAGTTDEAASTTEAGTGDEAASTTEAGTSDESAATTEAGTSDEAASTTEAGTSDEAASTTEAGTSDEAGTTDETASTTEAGTNDEAGTTDEAASTTEAGTSDEAASTTGAGTTDVAASTTEDQTTTEAQTTTEAATTTAQTTTEVQTTTEAQTTTSAPTTTETPTTVVTTLSDESSDTSSSYDSGWSLWDAVVSSGE